A genomic segment from Chitinophagaceae bacterium encodes:
- a CDS encoding DUF262 domain-containing protein, protein MTDIAIKNKNMSYVNLEALIKREDLFIINDKNDGGAKFSIDKIRLEADLKPDSLMLKTLRKPDFQRETSEWKPERIAGLIKSFINDDIIPSIILWHSPSGNNFVIDGAHRLSALIAWVMDDYGDRAVSENFFGKRNIPKEQYKIADKTRKLVASEVGAFESYDLRLIDESKAEPETIRIAKNLAFLSIQVQTINTQSPEAAESSFFKINGEATPINDTEALILKSRKKPNSISARAIIHSGTGHEYWSKFKADTKDKIKLLAKEINELLFQPEYETPIKTVDLPMAGKGYSAQTLELIFNLVNIVNDIKIVEWKKMKNAKDIEPADDENGDSTLEYLKKTKKIADIIAGDENYSLGLSPIVYFYSIDGRYQITAFMAIVELVKGYTKDDFFKFTIIRGMFEEFLVKYKSIIKQIVSKYGSGHKSYKRIQSLFVLIISGLLAKTKDGISKEDEIWDAINSHKDFKYLRREETEMEPANRKEFSTETKSAINIRARLKSALKCPFCDGIIFNKSQNTDHIIDKKNNGLGDIDNGQITHYYCNSSKDKLLEYFKNNPKQKLS, encoded by the coding sequence CCTGATTCATTAATGCTAAAAACTTTGAGAAAACCAGACTTCCAAAGAGAAACGTCTGAATGGAAACCAGAAAGGATTGCTGGGTTAATAAAAAGTTTTATTAATGATGATATTATACCTTCCATTATCTTATGGCACTCGCCGTCTGGTAATAATTTTGTTATTGATGGCGCACATCGTTTGAGTGCTTTAATTGCATGGGTGATGGATGATTATGGCGATAGGGCTGTTTCTGAAAATTTCTTTGGGAAAAGAAACATCCCTAAAGAACAATATAAAATAGCCGACAAAACAAGAAAGTTAGTTGCAAGTGAGGTTGGTGCATTTGAAAGTTATGATTTAAGGTTAATAGATGAAAGTAAAGCCGAACCAGAAACAATTAGAATTGCAAAAAACTTAGCTTTTTTGTCAATCCAGGTTCAAACAATAAATACTCAATCTCCCGAAGCTGCCGAAAGTTCATTTTTTAAAATAAACGGAGAAGCTACACCCATAAATGATACAGAAGCACTTATTCTAAAGTCTCGGAAAAAGCCAAACTCAATTTCAGCAAGAGCAATTATACATTCAGGAACCGGACATGAATATTGGTCGAAATTTAAGGCCGATACTAAAGACAAAATAAAATTGTTGGCAAAGGAAATAAATGAACTTTTATTTCAACCAGAATATGAAACGCCAATAAAAACGGTTGACTTGCCAATGGCCGGTAAGGGGTATTCTGCACAGACACTTGAATTAATATTTAATTTGGTAAACATTGTCAATGATATAAAGATTGTCGAGTGGAAAAAAATGAAGAATGCAAAGGATATTGAGCCAGCAGATGATGAAAATGGTGACTCCACTCTTGAATACTTAAAAAAAACAAAAAAGATTGCCGATATAATTGCTGGTGATGAAAACTACTCTTTAGGATTGTCACCAATTGTTTACTTCTATAGTATTGATGGAAGATACCAGATTACAGCTTTTATGGCAATTGTCGAATTAGTAAAAGGGTACACAAAAGATGACTTTTTTAAGTTTACAATTATCCGTGGAATGTTTGAGGAGTTTCTTGTAAAGTATAAAAGTATAATTAAACAGATTGTTAGTAAATATGGAAGCGGACATAAAAGTTACAAAAGAATACAGTCCTTATTCGTTTTAATCATTAGCGGATTGTTGGCCAAAACGAAAGATGGCATATCAAAGGAAGATGAAATTTGGGATGCCATAAACTCACATAAAGACTTCAAGTATTTGCGTAGAGAAGAAACAGAAATGGAACCAGCAAATAGGAAAGAATTTTCAACTGAAACTAAGTCCGCCATTAACATTAGAGCAAGATTAAAAAGTGCTTTAAAGTGTCCATTTTGCGATGGAATAATTTTTAATAAGTCACAGAATACAGACCATATCATTGACAAGAAAAACAATGGCCTTGGTGACATAGATAATGGTCAAATAACACATTATTATTGCAACTCTTCAAAAGATAAGCTGCTAGAATATTTTAAAAATAACCCGAAGCAAAAACTGTCCTAA
- a CDS encoding cation transporter — MQKTIFKIQKMDCPSEEQMVRMKLQGFEQIEKLEFDIPKRELKVYHNGQKDQLFSALESLNLDTTLISTEKTEEFLEIEPHGKERKLLWTVLIINVSFFAIEIFTGLIANSMGLVADSLDMLADGIVYGLALLVVGGTVAKKKNIAKFAGYFQILLALIGFTEVVRRFIGIEKMPDFQTMIIVSIFALIANVICLYLLQKGKSKEAHMQASMIFTSNDVIINTGVITAGLLVNWLNSSYPDLIIGAIVFIIVARGAYRILQLAK; from the coding sequence ATGCAAAAGACAATATTCAAAATACAAAAAATGGATTGCCCAAGTGAGGAGCAAATGGTGAGAATGAAACTTCAAGGCTTTGAACAGATAGAAAAACTTGAATTTGATATTCCAAAGAGAGAGTTAAAGGTTTATCATAATGGACAAAAAGACCAATTATTTTCTGCGTTAGAAAGTTTGAACCTTGACACTACATTAATTTCAACAGAAAAAACCGAAGAATTTTTAGAAATTGAACCACACGGAAAAGAAAGAAAATTGCTTTGGACTGTTTTAATCATCAATGTATCCTTTTTTGCCATTGAAATATTTACGGGCTTGATTGCAAACTCAATGGGTTTGGTAGCTGACAGTTTGGATATGCTGGCAGACGGTATCGTTTACGGACTTGCCCTGCTTGTCGTTGGTGGAACAGTTGCAAAAAAAAAGAACATTGCAAAGTTTGCCGGGTATTTTCAAATCCTTCTTGCTCTTATCGGATTTACGGAAGTAGTCAGACGGTTTATTGGAATTGAAAAAATGCCCGACTTTCAGACTATGATTATCGTTTCAATTTTCGCTTTGATTGCGAATGTAATTTGTTTGTATTTGCTACAAAAAGGTAAGAGCAAAGAAGCACATATGCAAGCAAGTATGATTTTTACCTCAAATGATGTAATCATTAACACAGGGGTAATAACAGCAGGACTTTTAGTAAATTGGCTCAATTCAAGCTATCCTGACTTAATTATAGGAGCAATCGTATTTATCATTGTAGCAAGGGGAGCATACAGAATACTACAACTTGCTAAATAG
- a CDS encoding TonB-dependent receptor → MKIKIILLLSVAFNINNVFGQNTFKATIKDSDTKETLIGATALLKGTTKGGTADLNGLVTISDIPDGQQIIEFRYIGYETLIDTFTFPLASTDPIEILLKSEAGELGEVTVTSTRSSRTIQEIPTRMELIAGEELEEKSNMKSGDIRMLLSESTGIQTQQTSATSANASIRIQGLDGRYTQILKDGFPLFSGAASGLGLLQTPPLDLKRVEVIKGSASTLYGGGAIAGLVNLISKTPTDERDLRFHLNGSSGKGFDLNGFYGQRFNKIGTTIFASHNRNWAYDPAGIDLSAIPKFDRYVFNPKLFVYFNDKTKLNFGVNTAIENRIGGDIHFIEGKGDSIHSFFEENKTQRYSTQLTFDHRINESSFFNFKNSYSFFNRKISIPDYVFDGTQQATFTEASYTNSKEKSEWVAGVNLWTDNFQEKQLDTFQLRDYNQITFGAFVQNSWKATKWFNLETGFRTDYVVDYGIAFLPRISALFKITNKFSSRIGGGFGYKAPTIFTEESERIQYRNVLPIDKNLNKLEQSYGGNIDLNYRTILGEEVTFSINQLFFYTYLENPLLLETQPNSLYQFINSSGHIDTRGTETNIKIGYDDFKLFLGYTFTDTRLHQNGVSIENPLTPKHRINSVLMYEIEEKWKVGLEAYYFSQQKLSDGTTGKQYVICGFMAEKLWEKFSVYLNFENFLDARQTRFDTIYTGTVTNPVFRDIYAPLDGFLINGGIKFKL, encoded by the coding sequence ATGAAAATCAAAATCATTTTGCTACTATCCGTAGCATTCAACATAAATAATGTGTTCGGACAGAACACATTCAAAGCCACCATAAAAGACAGCGACACCAAAGAAACACTAATCGGAGCAACAGCTTTATTGAAAGGCACAACCAAAGGAGGGACAGCCGACCTAAACGGGTTAGTAACAATTTCCGACATTCCTGATGGACAGCAAATCATAGAATTCCGTTATATCGGCTATGAAACCCTAATTGACACTTTTACTTTCCCATTAGCAAGCACAGACCCTATTGAAATCCTTCTCAAATCGGAAGCAGGAGAATTAGGTGAAGTTACAGTTACTTCTACACGCAGCTCAAGGACAATTCAGGAAATCCCAACACGAATGGAGTTGATAGCAGGAGAAGAGTTGGAAGAAAAAAGCAATATGAAATCGGGCGATATTCGTATGCTTTTGAGCGAAAGCACAGGTATTCAAACGCAACAAACTTCAGCTACATCTGCTAACGCTTCCATACGTATTCAGGGACTTGACGGGCGATACACACAAATTCTAAAAGACGGATTTCCGCTTTTTTCGGGTGCAGCAAGCGGGCTTGGTCTTTTACAAACTCCGCCACTTGATTTGAAGCGAGTAGAAGTTATCAAGGGTTCGGCATCTACACTTTACGGAGGTGGTGCAATAGCGGGACTTGTAAACCTGATTTCAAAAACACCGACAGACGAAAGAGATTTGAGGTTTCATTTGAACGGAAGTTCGGGCAAAGGTTTTGACCTTAACGGTTTTTATGGACAGCGGTTTAATAAAATCGGCACAACAATTTTCGCTTCACACAACCGCAACTGGGCTTACGACCCTGCGGGCATTGACCTTTCTGCCATTCCAAAATTTGACAGGTATGTTTTCAATCCCAAACTGTTCGTTTATTTCAACGATAAAACTAAACTGAATTTCGGGGTAAATACGGCTATTGAAAACCGTATTGGTGGCGATATTCATTTCATTGAGGGAAAAGGCGACAGCATTCATAGCTTCTTTGAAGAAAACAAAACGCAACGCTATTCAACCCAACTGACTTTTGACCATAGAATTAATGAGAGCAGTTTTTTCAATTTCAAAAACAGTTACAGTTTCTTCAATAGGAAAATTTCTATTCCTGACTATGTTTTTGATGGAACACAGCAAGCCACTTTTACGGAAGCAAGTTACACGAACAGCAAAGAAAAATCTGAATGGGTTGCAGGGGTTAATCTATGGACAGACAATTTTCAGGAAAAGCAATTAGACACGTTTCAATTACGGGATTATAATCAAATTACATTCGGTGCATTCGTTCAAAATTCCTGGAAAGCCACTAAATGGTTCAATCTGGAAACAGGTTTCCGAACAGATTATGTGGTTGATTATGGAATTGCATTTCTACCGAGAATTTCTGCCTTGTTCAAAATTACCAACAAATTTTCTTCACGCATAGGAGGTGGCTTCGGTTACAAAGCTCCAACCATTTTCACCGAAGAAAGTGAGCGAATACAATACAGAAATGTATTACCCATTGACAAAAACTTAAACAAACTGGAACAAAGCTACGGAGGAAATATAGATTTGAATTATCGCACAATTTTGGGTGAGGAGGTTACCTTCAGCATCAATCAACTTTTCTTCTATACCTATTTGGAAAATCCCCTGTTACTTGAAACACAACCAAACAGTTTGTATCAGTTCATCAATTCATCGGGACACATTGACACAAGGGGAACAGAAACCAATATTAAAATCGGTTATGATGATTTCAAACTGTTTCTTGGCTATACTTTTACTGACACCCGACTGCATCAAAACGGAGTATCAATAGAAAATCCATTGACACCAAAGCACAGGATAAATTCAGTGCTGATGTATGAGATTGAGGAAAAATGGAAAGTTGGTTTGGAAGCATATTATTTCAGTCAGCAGAAATTGAGTGACGGAACAACTGGAAAGCAATATGTGATTTGTGGCTTTATGGCTGAAAAACTTTGGGAGAAATTTTCAGTCTATCTCAATTTTGAAAACTTCCTTGACGCTCGGCAAACACGCTTTGATACCATTTACACAGGAACAGTAACCAATCCAGTATTCAGAGACATTTACGCACCACTTGACGGATTTTTAATCAACGGAGGAATAAAATTTAAACTTTAG